Within the Methanomassiliicoccales archaeon genome, the region GTCACTCCTACCAGTGTGAAGACCCATATGGAGAAAATGTAGATGATGGCGAAGTTCTCCCAGGAAGTCCGGCCTGGTGTCCTCGTCGGCTCGATCGTACCCATGTGCAGCATCGAGGAGAGCCTGGAGGTGAGTATCCCTCCCAGCGCGTTGGCATCCTCCAAGAACGGCGGGATGAGTATGAGCAACGCCGGCAATGTCACCAATCCCGTTATCTGATTGTCGATGGTAAGACCAGCAGCGATGTCCAAGACGATGCATATGAGGAGAACCGGCACGCTCTGCATTATGATCCGTTTCGTCTCGCTCTTCTTCATCATAAAGGCCCGATATGACAAGTAAACGGTCAGCACCAGGAATATCAGAGAAAAGGTCAGCGTGTTTGAAGAGAGAAAGGAGCCGAAATCTCCGGTCACGATCAGCGCCGCGATGAACAGCATGGGCAATGTGACTATGTCCCCGGCCGCGGTGATGATCGGAGCCGAGATATTGTCGATGTCCCATCCTCGTCTATAGCCTATCGACGCGACAAGAATGTTGATGAGCACAATGACCACGCCGGCCAGTGCGCCTCCGAGGACCGAGATGAAAACGAATCCCTCGATCGAGATGCTGGTTACTCCTAGAGCAACAGAGATCGACTTGGCCATCACTCCCATCACCAAGGACATGACAACCGTCAGGAGAAGGGAAGCGCTCAGGTTCTGGCGCAGCATGCTTCCCCTCTTCATCGACAGTTCGAACGTGCCGACATGCATGGCGGTACCCAACCTGCTGCCCAAGGCGCCAAAGATGTTACCCCTCATGCCGATTGCGGGTGGGATCAGGATCATCAGACCGGGGAGCAGTGCCAAGGTTTCGGTCATGAAACCCAATGTCGCTCCAGCCGCCAGGTCTCCGATGGATGAGATGACCAGCCCGATGAATCCGAGGGTGAACACACTTCGGTTGCGTCCGAAGAAACTGCGTATTCTTCCCCCCGATGCCACCCCATTCATCTCCCTGCATGAGCATACTCATCCTATATTTGATGTTCGAAGGGTGGAGTCCAGTGATATGGTTTTCTCACTTCGGCATGGGCAATAGATAAATATCGCTGAATAGGATTGATGGTAGTCCGCTTTTCAGGGCAGGTAGAGATTCTCTAGCCATGACCTGGGGCGGAAGGGTCGGGATCAAATTCAATGTGTTTGGGCTGTTTCAGCGGCATCCTCCTCGTGAACGATAGAAGAAATACCATTCACGGAGTACATGAGGTGTGCACCTTATGACCGAACATCATGAGCACACACCTGACCGGACAGAGATATCCCATACCACCGTCCGTGAGCTCCTCACCGAGATGAAGGACATCTCCGAGGTGATGGTAGATCTGGCATATGCCGCCATCATGTTCGATTCGGAAGAGATCGCCGAAGAGGTCGCGCATCTCGAGGAAAGGATGC harbors:
- a CDS encoding magnesium transporter; protein product: MNGVASGGRIRSFFGRNRSVFTLGFIGLVISSIGDLAAGATLGFMTETLALLPGLMILIPPAIGMRGNIFGALGSRLGTAMHVGTFELSMKRGSMLRQNLSASLLLTVVMSLVMGVMAKSISVALGVTSISIEGFVFISVLGGALAGVVIVLINILVASIGYRRGWDIDNISAPIITAAGDIVTLPMLFIAALIVTGDFGSFLSSNTLTFSLIFLVLTVYLSYRAFMMKKSETKRIIMQSVPVLLICIVLDIAAGLTIDNQITGLVTLPALLILIPPFLEDANALGGILTSRLSSMLHMGTIEPTRTPGRTSWENFAIIYIFSIWVFTLVGVTSHFVAEILGMGSPGLLEMVLLSLAAGLITVTVLNFISYYVAIYTYRFALDPDDHSIPLTSSAIDAVGAISLMVMIILLNLA